The following are encoded together in the Bactrocera neohumeralis isolate Rockhampton chromosome 6, APGP_CSIRO_Bneo_wtdbg2-racon-allhic-juicebox.fasta_v2, whole genome shotgun sequence genome:
- the LOC126763443 gene encoding dynein regulatory complex protein 11 codes for MSFDFNYKFWVGTKKDIEDIIKRQNILKRKEPISNPLITYRIFSELYVLYVELVNKLSYVYNYTFQVQKRKVVRPLVEAAVRRLMELKTELKNLELSEYVYTDKALIARKLNPYDLVIWRSPQFLYRRPPELQNILYDNRIFMNEEEKTDADKKDKLILSEAVKLIQAHERARSARVYKSAIKYDKRNLKVFQRRKVHYTFTYKPDQPMSIPVKRTMFNADFVKPNEHCKYLVGADKIERKSKDEIDEDELNRIRNEAALKIQLAWRAHKSQKILKKRHIFKQTLYGMRTKRRLINPNQYMDSVMETYRNEKLKIKLDEDFIRLMTDERTRLLQERSPWIMEDISDHIRAWFKEFYDKVGDFHPYPDALKSGTVLVLIDETFSPEEFKEKLNEMNLSKEEKKKRAEKAKQQRKKEKDKIRKEKIKEAKRRKKMKEHGIYDIAYDMKTNKNILNIEQTIKQYSIDWRMIDEYLNKNHEAIKDWVTEGELAIIHRELRALVDEYMRLEYEILRKALCMDLNKKYKPQRHKKAKSKKKKKKKKKVKDMTADRTLESLYEELKAEGIIEKCEKKTFESFISDFNFVADDTRDEDHLTTLGPAKGDIKMVVQECMLGLGEFTVDKPKSLCIAGPLNNGKKLLSQIIAFEIDAVFMNLSPEKTQAYSNEDLNYLMHVVMKVAKAFQPAIIFIQDVHRVFWKRIPKEQEYLNPRLLQKVISTKILKAIKKEDKIMLLGTTDAPWSAKPKMRRVFQKSLLIPRCDYGTSFLLWLEVLANYAGDDSVDDYVYSALAKVFKNYNSGDVTDNIANTLDVRRRMKLKSKPLSPFEFLTNFIGGNPPIFPPEEKLMEKFQKWYQKANKLSIARRKFFKKKEEKNKKKK; via the exons ATgtcttttgattttaattacaaattttgggTTGGCACAAAAAAGGATATTGAAGACATTATAAAAaggcaaaatatattaaaaagaaaagagcCAATATCCAATCCGTTGATTACGTATAGAATATTTTCGGAACTATATGTATTATACGTCGAATTGGTCAATAAACTGAGCTATGTTTATAACTATACGTTTCAAGTTCAGAAGCGTAAAGTGGTTAGACCATTAGTCGAAGCTGCCGTTCGACGTTTAATGGAACTAAAAACAGAGCTTAAGAATTTGGAATTAAGTGAATATGTTTACACCGACAAAGCCTTAATTGCACGAAAGCTCAATCCTTATGATTTGGTTATATGGCGTTCTCCGCAATTTTTATATCGTCGTCCACCTGAACTACAAAACATACTGTATGATAATagaatttttatgaatgaagaagAGAAAACTGATGCCGATAAGAaggataaattaattttgagtgAGGCAGTCAAGCTGATACAAGCTCATGAAAGGGCTAGAAGCGCTCGTGTTTATAAGTCCGCCATCAAATACGATAAGAGAAATCTCAAAGTGTTTCAACGGAGAAAAGTTCATTACACATTTACTTATAAACCCGATCAACCAATGAGCATACCAGTGAAAAGAACAATGTTCAATGCGGACTTTGTAAAACCAAATGAACACTGCAAGTATTTAGTAGGAGCAGATAAAATTGAGCGAAAATCGAAGGACG AGATCGATGAAGATGAACTTAATAGAATTCGTAACGAAGCAGCATTAAAGATTCAGTTAGCATGGAGGGCTcataaaagtcaaaaaatacttaagaaaaggcatatttttaaacaaacattGTACGGTATGAGAACTaagagaaggttaattaatccAAACCAGTATATGGATTCTGTTATGGAAACATACAGAAATGAAAAGTTGAAGATAAAACTGGATGAAGATTTCATTCGATTGATGACTGATGAGCGAACCAGATTGTTGCAAGAAAGGTCGCCATGGATAATGGAGGACATATCCGATCATATACGTGCATGGTTCAAGGAATT ttacgataaagTGGGAGATTTTCATCCATATCCGGATGCGCTAAAATCTGGAACTGTTTTAGTTTTGATCGATGAAACATTTTCTCCAGAGGAGTTTAAAGAAAAGTTGAACGAAATGAATTTATccaaagaagaaaagaaaaaaagagcaGAGAAAGCCAAACaacaaagaaagaaagaaaaggacaaaataagaaaagaaaaaatcaaagagGCTAAGCGGAGGAAAAAGATGAAGGAACATGGCATTTATGACATAGCGTATGATATGAagactaataaaaatatat TGAATATTGAGCAAACTATAAAGCAGTACTCTATTGACTGGAGGATGATTGATgaatatctcaataaaaatcatGAAGCAATAAAGGATTGGGTGACGGAAGGAGAACTTGCAATTATACACAGAGAGCTAAGAGCATTGGTGGATGAATATATGCG ATTGGAATATGAAATACTTCGGAAAGCTCTTTGCATGGAcctaaataagaaatataaaccTCAAAGACACAAAAAAGctaaatctaaaaaaaagaagaagaaaaagaaaaaggttaAAGACATGACTGCTGATCGTACACTTGAGTCATTGTATGAGGAGTTGAAAGCAGAAGGCATAATAGAGAAATGCGAGAAGAAGACATTCGAGTCGTTTATTTCGGACTTCAACTTTGTTGCAGATGACACACGAGACGAAGATCATTTGAC CACGTTGGGACCGGCTAAAGGCGATATTAAAATGGTTGTTCAAGAATGCATGCTTGGTTTGGGAGAATTTACTGTAGATAAACCGAAATCTCTTTGCATAGCGGGACCCTTGAATAATGGAAAGAAGTTGCTTTCTCAAATTATTGCATTTGAAATAG ATGCTGTGTTTATGAATCTCAGCCCAGAGAAAACCCAAGCTTACAGTAATGAAGACTTGAACTATTTAATGCACGTGGTTATGAAAGTTGCAAAAGCGTTCCAACCAGCGATAATATTTATACAAGACGTTCACAGAGTGTTTTGGAAAAGGATTCCTAAAGAGCAGGAGTATTTGAATCCTCGGTTGCTTCAAAAAGTTATCAGCACGAAGATTTTAAAAGCAATCAAAAAAGAAGATAAAATAATGCTTTTGGGCACAACGGACGCACCATGGTCAGCAAAACCAAAAATGAGGCGTGTGTTTCAAAAGTCGTTATTGATTCCCAGATGTGATTATGGTACCAGCTTCCTGCTTTGGCTAGAAGTTCTGGCAAATTATGCTGGTGATGATTCCGTCGATGATTACGTTTACTCTGCATTAGCTAAggtgtttaaaaattataactccGGTGATGTCACGGATAATATTGCAAACACTTTAGATGTGCGCCGCCGTATGAAATTGAAGTCGAAACCCTTAAGTCCTTTCGAGTTCTTAACAAACTTTATTGGCGGAAATCCACCAATATTTCCACCAGAAGAGAAG ctAATGGAAAAGTTTCAGAAATGGTACCAGAAAGCCAACAAACTCAGTATAGCAAGACGAAAGTTTTTCAAGAAAAAGGAAgagaaaaataagaagaaaaaataa
- the LOC126763466 gene encoding uncharacterized protein LOC126763466: MEYLRPVWNCLRTFCGCIHCSEDIGNQYNYEPSERTYLLADPAIHNSPALRQTNSENLSNEFAQSLPKKDENALCRLVQSTAMNMIDVGAMDLHNLENEEYNDRIKLYSQRLQQQWNSIQHPEKGASGFLRDIPNANDQLCVMNSTDDLLQMSNFLREGHAALLNLRVDHNEAIVVPFRIP; this comes from the exons atggaGTACTTACGCCCAGTATGGAATTGTTTAAGAACATTTTGCGGATGTATACATTGTTCAGAAGATATTGGAAATCAG TATAACTATGAGCCAAGTGAACGGACTTACCTACTAGCAGATCCTGCTATTCATAATAGTCCAGCTTTAAGGCAAACTAATTCTGAAAATCTTAGCAACGAGTTTGCGCAATCATTACCTAAAAAAGATGAGAATGCATTATGTCGCTTAGTGCAAAGTACAGCTAT GAACATGATTGATGTGGGTGCTATGGATTTACATAATCTTGAAAATGAAGAGTACAATGATCGAATAAAGCTATATTCTCAACGCCTGCAGCAACAATGGAATAGTATTCAACACCCTGAAAAAGGAGCCTCag gaTTCCTAAGAGATATACCAAATGCAAACGATCAATTATGTGTGATGAATTCAACAGACGATTTGTTGCAG ATGTCAAATTTTCTACGTGAAGGTCACGCTGCATTGTTAAATTTGCGAGTCGATCACAACGAAGCGATAGTTGTGCCATTTAGAATACCATAG
- the LOC126763454 gene encoding GDP-Man:Man(3)GlcNAc(2)-PP-Dol alpha-1,2-mannosyltransferase: MISIIFGILLSALALFAISLFTLRNWVRSCKKKLNGSFEGTVNIAFFHPYCNAGGGGERVLWCAVRALQAKYDNIKIVIYTGDIDSSPNSILKKVQGTFNINVDEQNTSFVYLKRRMLVETKFYPYFTLLGQSLGSIILGLEALCKFPPDIYIDTTGYAFTLPLFRYIGGCKVGCYVHYPTISMDMLRRVQQREYCHNNQAYVVRNPFITWLKVIYYWLFAKLYSWVGQCSDTIMVNSTWTENHIRDLWGVPFKTHRVYPPCEVKNIKKLKRNENTDNILILSIGQFRPEKDHPLQLQAMYELRTILSRNEDLWNKVKLVIVGSCRNESDYERLKNMQDLAKHLSLENSVEFKVNVHFQDLLQLYQKAGIGIHTMWNEHFGIGVVECMAAGMIMIAHRSGGPLLDIIETSEGSQNGYLAVSAIEYANCILSIIYNSKELNDTIRNAARSSVERFSEEEFEVNFLRAVTPLFNES; the protein is encoded by the exons ATGATATCAATAAT ATTTGGAATACTATTGTCGGCTTTGGCATTATTTGCCATATCTTTATTTACTCTCCGCAATTGGGTGCGAAGCTGCAAGAAAAAACTCAATGGGTCTTTTGAAGGTACTGTGAACATTGCATTTTTTCATCCATACTGTAATGCTGGAGGCGGCGGAGAGAGAGTTCTATGGTGTGCAGTGCGGGCCTTGCaa GCTAAATATGACAATATCAAAATTGTGATATACACAGGCGATATCGACAGTTCACCAAAtagcattttaaaaaaagtgcaAGGTACTTTCAACATAAATGTGGACGAACAAAATACAAGTTTTGTGTACTTAAAACGCCGAATGTTAGTCGAAACGAAGTTTTATCCGTATTTTACGTTATTGGGCCAAAGTCTTGGATCAATTATTTTAGGATTAGAGGCTCTTTGCAAATTCCCCCCGGATATTTATATAGACACAACTGGATATGCTTTTACTTTACCCTTGTTCCGTTATATTGGTGGCTGTAAAGTTGGATGCTATGTGCACTATCCTACAATAAGCATGGATATGCTGCGGCGTGTTCAACAACGGGAGTATTGCCACAATAATCAAGCATACGTTGTTAGAAATCCATTCATTACATGGCTGAAGGTTATATACTATTGGTTGTTCGCTAAG CTTTATAGCTGGGTTGGCCAATGCTCTGACACTATCATGGTTAATTCCACATGGACTGAAAATCATATTCGCGATTTATGGGGAGTACCATTTAAAACTCATCGCGTATACCCGCCCTGCGAAGTGAAGAATATTAAAAAGCTGAAACGCAATGAAAATAcagataatattttaattttatccaTTGGTCAATTCCGACCAGAAAAAGATCATCCACTACAATTGCAAGCAATGTATGAACTACGAACTATTTTATCGAGAAATGAAGATCTATGGAATAAAGTAAAACTTGTCATTGTCGGTTCATGTCGAAATGAAAGCGATTATGAACGTCTTAAAAACATGCAAGACTTGGCAAAGCATCTGTCACTTGAAAACTCAGTGGAATTCAAAGTTAACGTTCATTTTCAAGATCTTCTGCAGTTATATCAAAAAGCAGGAATTGGAATTCATACAATGTGGAATGAACACTTTGGAATCGGAGTGGTTGAATGCATGGCTGCTGGTATGATAATGATTGCTCACCGATCAGGAGGGCCTTTATTAGATATTATCGAGACGTCTGAAGGAAGCCAAAATGGATATTTAGCAGTTTCCGCTATTGAATACGCGAATTgtattttaagtattatatataattCGAAGGAGTTAAATGACACAATTCGAAATGCAGCGAG aTCATCAGTGGAAAGATTTTCGGAAGAAGAGTTCGAAGTCAACTTCCTTCGTGCAGTGACTCCATTATTTAACGAATCATGA